The DNA window GCGGGATTAATGCCACTAATCCCATTCCAAGTAATCCCACGGAACGGAGAATCAATGCCATTGTCTTGTCGAGACCGTTCTCTTCTAGGGCATACTTTGAGTATGCGACTATTATTAAGAGTGGGGCAATTGCTAGTGCTGAACCGCCTTGGAAGCCACCACCAGGGGTTAAGTGGCCGTGCAAAGCTATTGAAGCCGAAACTGCAAGAATCATGACTACAATAATTCGTGTAACCGACTTTATAACAAGAGTTAACCCAACCCTAAACTCTTTTGTCTTTTGTTTCGCCTCCTCTTCTTGCTTCTTATTTAGTCTGAAGAGTGTTAAGCTTCCAATTATTGCAATAAAGAATACCGAAGTTTCGAAGAGAGTATCAAGCCCACGGTAGTCCCAGAGGATTGAGGTCACAACTTCAGGACTCTTTGCGGAGTAATCCCCAAAGTAGCTATTCTCCAAGTAGAATTCGCCTAGCGGTCTTAGTTCGGTTTGTTGTGGGAGTTTGGGAGTGATGTGGTAGGCTAATCCAAATATTGTGATAAGCATGATTATGAGTGGAACTAACCTCTTCATTTTACGCCACCTCATATCTTTCTGTTTTACTTACCACAAAGACCAATAGTGCAGAATAGATACCAACGGCCACTGCTACGTAAGCTAGAACGATGTCTGGTGCCATTAGAATGTAAAATGCAATAGCATAAGCAATGGCTTGGACTGCTGAGAAGCCAATGGCCTTGAGTAAATCCTTCTCTATTATGGCAAGGTAGGAAAATATTAATCCAATGATTACTGTGATGAGGAGCATTAACAAGTGGATTTCAATCATTCTTCCACCTCCAAGTGGTCGCATTTTGGCTCCCACTTGACAATTTTAGTTTTGTGGGCAGCATAGGCCAAAGCATGAGAACCAGCTGGTGCTGCAAGTAAGACGATTATTCCAGTCACGAAACTGGCTCCCGCGATTGCATACTTGTGAGGCAAGAAGTCTGCTCCGAGTGCAAGGAAGCCAACACCAAATAACGGCACTACTGCTCCACCAATAGTTCCTACTGTGGCAGCGTGTAAACGAATGTAAAAGTTTGGGAACTTTAATAGTCCGAGAGCACCAAACAGATCACAAATCCCACCAATGGTTATCATGATCGCTCCCAAGTAGAATAAAATCTCGCTCACACTCCCACCTCCTTGCCAACTAGGTACTTCGCAACGTAAATGTCTAGCAGGTAGGCCCACAATGCTAGTGTTATTGCTCCACTAATAAGAAACGCCGATTTAAAGTAAATTGCGAGAATCGCCATGAATGCAGCGATGTCAAAGGAGAGGCAATCAACTGCTAGGATTATATCCACTATCGTTGGACCCTTAAATGCCCTAATCGCATAGATGATGAACGCCAACAGGTAAAGAGGAATCACAAATTTCATCAAAAGAAAGAAACTATTTTCAAGACTCATTTTTGCTCTCCTCCGAAGTTTTAACAATTATTTGAGGTAAAAAGTGTCTTGTTTCCCTTGCCTCCTCAAAGAGAACTTCAATTGTATCCGTTGTCTTCTCGTCAAGTTCTTCGATGTAAATTTCTTTTTTCTGTTTCTGCTTTACTAAGCCTCTTGCAACCCCTACAGCATAGATTATTGCTTCTGGCTTAGGAGGACAGCCCGGAATGTAAATTGTTGTAGGAGGCTCAATACCATATTCTTCCTGGAGGATTTTGTACAGCTCTTTCACGCCCCCAATTACGGCATATGTGTCGTACCATATTCCTCCACCACAAGCACAGGATCCAATAGCTAAAACTATTTTTGGCTCTGGGACTGCCTTAAATGCTTCAATGACCTTTGGCAGGCATTCCCTTGTGACTGGGCCTGTAAAAGCTATCGCATCAGCATGTCTTGGTGAACCAACAAGCTTAATTCCGAGTCTTTCAACATCTTGCTTGGGAGTGAATATATTAAGTACTTCAATGTCACAGCCGTTGCAGCTTCCACTGTTTAAGTGAAAAACCCACAAACTCTTCTCAAACATATCCCCCACCTTTCCCAAAGATCAATTTCTCAGAAACTTTCTTTGCTCTACATTCTGGGCATAGAAACATCATTTCTCTTTCCCAAGGCTGAAGCTCCTTTGCTGTGTAAAGTAAATGTCTAAATGTATCAAAGGGTTTACCACATTCTTCACAACGAACCATTTGAAGTTCTACTATTTGGTGGAGGTCTTCGTCAGATAATGTTGCAAGCTCAAACTCTTTAGTTAACTTTATTGCCTCCGTGGGACATACATCTTGACAGCGAGCACAGAAGATGCACCTTCCTATGAAGAGGTGAACTACTCTAACTCCACTTTCCAAGTCATCATAAACCTGTAATGCTTGAGGAGGGCAGGCATTTGAACATGCTGTGCAACCAATGCATTTTTCTGGGTCGATTATTGGTTTTCCCCTAAATCCTTCTGGAACTTCAAGTGGGACAAAAGGATACTTTTCTGTTACTCTTCCAATGCTTATAGCCTTGGTAATAAGCTTAAATCTCCCCATTGCTTAGAGCCCCCCAAGATAATTATCAAGAGAGCACCTGTATACCTTTTCTCCATCCACAATAACAATGTGATCTGTACACGAGAAACAAGGGTCTATTGAGGCTATTATTATCGGTGCATCGGCCAGTTTCTCTCCCTTGAGCATTATAGGGACTGCAGGTAAGTTATTGTAAGTTGGCGCTCTAGGATGCCATCTGTAAACTCTATTGCCCTCCCCCATTATGGCAAAGTGCACGTCTTCTCCCCTCGGAGCTTCAGTTGCTCCAACACAGATGGTGTATTCCGGGAGTTCATAATCCTCGTTTAGAATGTCTCCTGGGGGTAGTTGGTCTAAAGCCTGCTCAATGAGCCAGATGCTTTCAAGCACTTCTTCATATCTAACCAGAAATCTTGAAAGAACGTCCCCGTCCTTATATACGGGCACTTTGAACTCCAAGTCTCCATAAGCGGCATATGGATGATCTCTCCTTACATCAGTGTCAATGTCAGAACCTCTAGCAGTTGGGCCAACTACACCTATTTCTCTCCCTTCCTTCTTTGAGAGAACTCCAATCCCCTTCATTCTATTTATTAACTCTCTCATTTGTGTAGCATTGTCAAAAATCTCTCTTATATCTTTTTTCGTCTTATCTAAAATTTCCAAGAGTCTTTTCTTTTTGTTTTCATCTATATCTCTTCTAACTCCACCAATAAGATTCATTCCGTAGGTTTTTCTATTTCCTGTCAAAAGCTCCGCCAAGTCCATGAATGTCTCTCTTATCCGCCATGTGTGCATGAATCCGGACTCAAAGCCGAGTAAATGGAAAGCAACGCCAAGCCAGAGCATATGTGAGTGCACTCTTTCGAGCTCAAGGAGTATGGTCCTTATGTAGAGGGCTCTCTCTGGGACTTCAATTTTGGCGGCATCTTCAATCGCTTGAACATATGCACAGTTATGAGTATAACCGCAAATTCCACAAATCCTCTCAGCCAAGAATGGTATCTGATTTATTGTCATCCTCCCTTCTGCTAATTTTTCCATTCCTCTATGGACATGAAATCCTCTGTAAACTGCCCCAACTATTTCCTCACCTTTAACACACAGCTCAAACACTTCTGGCTCATGAAGTGCTGGATGATAGGGACCAACTGGAACCTCTATAACTCCAGGTTTTTTCTCTCTCTTTTGCTTAAACTCAACTCTTGGGGGCCTTTCATTGTAATGAAAGTCTTTTCTAAGTGGATAAACACCTTCAGGCCAATCATCAGGTAGAATAAGCCTCAACGGCTCTGGATGCTCATCAAAGAAAATTCCCAACATATCCATTACTTCTCTTTCGGCCCAGTTTGCGCCGCTTATAATGGGGGTAATTGAGGGAATCCTTAAGTTGCTTGCAACTGCTTTGATGATTATATATCTTCCTTCAGCTTCGCAGTTAAAGATGTGATACACTGAAAAACCTACTCCCAATAAGCGCTCATCAACGCCAGCTCCAGTTGCATAATAACAGCCTGCTTTGAAAAGTAGCTCTGAAGTAGTTCTGAGCTTATCATTGGGTATCAATGCCACAGTAACCTTTTCATCGTGTCTCAGAATTTTAGCATTGTTGCTTTTTAAGATTTCAAGGATCACTTTCACCACCCCACTATAGCGATCATCCACACAATCAATGCCACTATGGAGGCCCGTTTCAGTATCTCAATGGCTTGGTCAATCCTGAATCTTCCATAGTAAGCTTCGAATGTTGAATAAATCACTGAGAGGATTATTGTGCCAATGAGATAACAAATGAGTCTTATTGGGTTCTGGATTGGAATAATGAAATCTAAAAGCAAGCTGTAAAGGAGAAGGCGCTTCAGAAAGATGGAATACTTAAGTAAGCCAAGATGTTTTCCGCTGTATTCAATTAGAGGGCCTTCAATTATTTCGGGTTCAGCTTCGGCAATGTCAAAGGGCAATCTAGTACTTGCAACGTATATCACAAGGAAAAGTAGGAGCAATGCAAGGACTGAGGAAATCCTAAAAGGCAAAGGAAATAATCGATCAAGACTCAGGCTTTTGCCTATTACAGCTATCGTACCTACGATAAATGCCAAAAGTAGTTCTTCACTCATAAAGAGAGAAACATCTCTGTTTGAACCTATCTGAGCATATGCATTTCCTGAGGAAAACGCTCCTATGACAAAGCATAAAGTTGCCAAACCAAGAAGATAGACAACAACTATAAGGTCTCCGATGAAGTTTGTTGAGGCAGGCAAGAGTGTTGGGATTATTAGATAAGCTGTTAGGATAGATGTAAAAGTTATGTAGGGAGCGAGCTTGTAGAGGGGTTTAACAGAATCTTGAGGTTCAATTGTGGGTCTCTTGAAGAGCTTTATCAAGTCCCACCATGTCTGAAGGATTGATGGGCCTTGTCT is part of the Thermococcus sp. MV5 genome and encodes:
- a CDS encoding MnhB domain-containing protein; the protein is MKRLVPLIIMLITIFGLAYHITPKLPQQTELRPLGEFYLENSYFGDYSAKSPEVVTSILWDYRGLDTLFETSVFFIAIIGSLTLFRLNKKQEEEAKQKTKEFRVGLTLVIKSVTRIIVVMILAVSASIALHGHLTPGGGFQGGSALAIAPLLIIVAYSKYALEENGLDKTMALILRSVGLLGMGLVALIPLLSGGFIMQNQPIFPVELGGQLVSGSLIYYNFFEFLAVGAGFTAVFLLLAIPEKIFKKLLRREANE
- a CDS encoding hydrogenase subunit MbhD domain-containing protein encodes the protein MIEIHLLMLLITVIIGLIFSYLAIIEKDLLKAIGFSAVQAIAYAIAFYILMAPDIVLAYVAVAVGIYSALLVFVVSKTERYEVA
- the mnhG gene encoding monovalent cation/H(+) antiporter subunit G, whose translation is MSEILFYLGAIMITIGGICDLFGALGLLKFPNFYIRLHAATVGTIGGAVVPLFGVGFLALGADFLPHKYAIAGASFVTGIIVLLAAPAGSHALAYAAHKTKIVKWEPKCDHLEVEE
- a CDS encoding monovalent cation/H+ antiporter complex subunit F, which gives rise to MSLENSFFLLMKFVIPLYLLAFIIYAIRAFKGPTIVDIILAVDCLSFDIAAFMAILAIYFKSAFLISGAITLALWAYLLDIYVAKYLVGKEVGV
- a CDS encoding NADH-quinone oxidoreductase subunit B family protein, whose translation is MFEKSLWVFHLNSGSCNGCDIEVLNIFTPKQDVERLGIKLVGSPRHADAIAFTGPVTRECLPKVIEAFKAVPEPKIVLAIGSCACGGGIWYDTYAVIGGVKELYKILQEEYGIEPPTTIYIPGCPPKPEAIIYAVGVARGLVKQKQKKEIYIEELDEKTTDTIEVLFEEARETRHFLPQIIVKTSEESKNES
- a CDS encoding 4Fe-4S dicluster domain-containing protein, with protein sequence MGRFKLITKAISIGRVTEKYPFVPLEVPEGFRGKPIIDPEKCIGCTACSNACPPQALQVYDDLESGVRVVHLFIGRCIFCARCQDVCPTEAIKLTKEFELATLSDEDLHQIVELQMVRCEECGKPFDTFRHLLYTAKELQPWEREMMFLCPECRAKKVSEKLIFGKGGGYV
- a CDS encoding NADH-quinone oxidoreductase subunit C, which produces MILEILKSNNAKILRHDEKVTVALIPNDKLRTTSELLFKAGCYYATGAGVDERLLGVGFSVYHIFNCEAEGRYIIIKAVASNLRIPSITPIISGANWAEREVMDMLGIFFDEHPEPLRLILPDDWPEGVYPLRKDFHYNERPPRVEFKQKREKKPGVIEVPVGPYHPALHEPEVFELCVKGEEIVGAVYRGFHVHRGMEKLAEGRMTINQIPFLAERICGICGYTHNCAYVQAIEDAAKIEVPERALYIRTILLELERVHSHMLWLGVAFHLLGFESGFMHTWRIRETFMDLAELLTGNRKTYGMNLIGGVRRDIDENKKKRLLEILDKTKKDIREIFDNATQMRELINRMKGIGVLSKKEGREIGVVGPTARGSDIDTDVRRDHPYAAYGDLEFKVPVYKDGDVLSRFLVRYEEVLESIWLIEQALDQLPPGDILNEDYELPEYTICVGATEAPRGEDVHFAIMGEGNRVYRWHPRAPTYNNLPAVPIMLKGEKLADAPIIIASIDPCFSCTDHIVIVDGEKVYRCSLDNYLGGL
- a CDS encoding respiratory chain complex I subunit 1 family protein, whose amino-acid sequence is MSIIFIAVNLAFALIISPLIDGFERKIRARLQNRQGPSILQTWWDLIKLFKRPTIEPQDSVKPLYKLAPYITFTSILTAYLIIPTLLPASTNFIGDLIVVVYLLGLATLCFVIGAFSSGNAYAQIGSNRDVSLFMSEELLLAFIVGTIAVIGKSLSLDRLFPLPFRISSVLALLLLFLVIYVASTRLPFDIAEAEPEIIEGPLIEYSGKHLGLLKYSIFLKRLLLYSLLLDFIIPIQNPIRLICYLIGTIILSVIYSTFEAYYGRFRIDQAIEILKRASIVALIVWMIAIVGW